A single window of Luteipulveratus halotolerans DNA harbors:
- a CDS encoding pentapeptide repeat-containing protein produces MTSSERELRADCSQCFGLCCVVPAFSASVDFAIDKPARTPCPNLAANSLCSVHTRLPELGFRGCTVYDCFGAGQRVSQETFDGVDWRSESAPEMFDVFPVMRDLHELLWYVTESVRLLPSGALRASLRAEGERLDGLGSGAPAEVASVDVDALRAEVNPLLQQASSVLRTSARADGSDMRGADLFGADLRRRDLRGASLRGALMVAADLRGVDLAGADVTGADLRDADLRGADLTGTLYLLQSQLDSARGDSSTQLPTDRRAPVRWA; encoded by the coding sequence GTGACCTCTTCTGAGCGTGAGCTGCGGGCCGACTGCTCGCAGTGCTTCGGACTCTGCTGTGTCGTACCGGCTTTCAGCGCCTCGGTCGACTTCGCCATCGACAAGCCCGCCCGGACGCCGTGCCCCAACCTCGCCGCGAACTCGCTCTGCTCGGTGCACACCCGCCTGCCGGAGCTCGGGTTCAGAGGGTGCACGGTGTACGACTGCTTCGGCGCCGGCCAGCGGGTGTCGCAGGAGACGTTCGACGGGGTCGACTGGCGCTCGGAGTCGGCGCCGGAGATGTTCGACGTGTTCCCCGTGATGCGCGATCTGCACGAATTGCTCTGGTACGTCACGGAGTCCGTACGCCTGCTGCCGTCCGGGGCACTGCGGGCGTCGCTGCGCGCGGAGGGTGAGCGGCTGGACGGGCTCGGCAGCGGGGCGCCGGCCGAGGTCGCTTCGGTCGATGTCGACGCCTTGCGCGCTGAGGTGAATCCGCTGCTGCAGCAGGCGAGCTCGGTGCTCCGGACCTCCGCCCGCGCTGACGGCTCTGACATGCGCGGCGCTGACCTGTTCGGGGCGGACCTGCGGAGGCGCGACCTGCGAGGAGCATCGCTGCGCGGGGCGCTGATGGTCGCGGCTGACCTGCGCGGTGTCGATCTCGCGGGCGCCGACGTCACCGGGGCCGACCTGCGGGACGCCGACCTGCGCGGGGCCGATCTGACCGGCACGTTGTACCTGCTCCAGTCGCAGCTCGACTCAGCGCGGGGTGACTCGTCCACACAGCTGCCGACGGATCGTCGGGCACCCGTCCGCTGGGCGTGA